The sequence GTGGATGTGCAGGCGTTTGATGGAAATTTTTTAATTGTGGTCGAAGTACCGTCTGGCAAAGATATTCCTTACGCTTATCAAGATACTATTTTTATCCGCAAGGCCGCTACGACGCGTAAAGCGGATGTGGAAACGATACGCGATATGATTTTGCGTAAACAAGTTGCCCCTGAGCGCTGGGAGCGTTTGTTTTCCCCTGAGCTTACGCCAAGCGAATTGTCCGTTGCTGCTTGCAGGCGCTTGCTTAAAGAGTCACCGCGTTTACCCGGTGATGTGAATGAGGAAAGTGATGGGTTAATCCATCAGTTATCATTGCTTTCATTGGCTAAATACGGGCGTTTAACCAATGCAGCAGATGTCCTTTTGGCGCAAAACCCACAAAAGCGCCATCCACAAGCCAGGGTGCGTGCGGTGGCTTACCACAGTAAAACCGATCAAAATTATCAAGACTTAAAGCATTTTGAAGGCCCTATGCTAGAGGTGATTGAGCAGGTCATCGGTTTTATTTTGCGCAATACGCCGACTAAAGCGCGGTTTTCTAATCAAAGTAATCAACGCGACGAAAGGTCACTTTACCCAGAAATGGCGATTCGTGAGGGCGTGGTTAATGCATTTGCACACCGGGACTACGCCAGTGCACTGGGTGGGATTAAAGTTGAAGTGAGCGCGGATCAGGTACAAATTTGGAATTCAGGCGGTTTTCCAGAGGGCGTTACGGTTAATAAACTTGCTAAGGGGCATATTTCGGTGCTACGCAATCCGGATATAGCACACGCGCTTTATTTGCAGGGCTATATGGAGAAACTAGGGCGCGGCAGTGTGTTGATAACCCAAGCTTGCCGCGAGGCAGGGCTACCCGATCCTGTTTGGCAATCTAAGGCATCCGGGGTGACGCTGACTTTCAAAAACATGGAAGCTACCACGGAAGACGCCATGGAAGCTACCGCGGAAGTGACCACCGAAGTCGCAAGGTTGATTGAGGTGATGGATGCCGAGCTTTCGCGCGATGAATTGCAACAAAAATTAGGTCTGCGAAATAATGAGCATTTTAGAAAGCACTATTTAAAACCGGCGCTCATTGCCGGGGTTGTTGAAATGTTGTATCCGGACAAGCCGAATAGTCCTAAGCAAAAATATCTTTTAAGCCGGTTGGGTAGAGCGATTAAGTTAAAGAGTCGAAGTTGAAAGCAAGTAACCTTAAAGAAAAGTATTATCAGATTGAAATAATTCAAAGCGTGTTAAAACCTTATGCGAGTTTTTAGTTTATGACCCTCGCTAAAAAAACCACCATTGGCATCGTCTGGAACTTCGTTGAGCAGTTTGCGCGGCGGGGGGTGGGCATTGGTGTGACCTTACTACTGGCGTATTTTTTAACGCCGGAGGATTTTGGTTTAGTCGCGATGATGGCGGTGTTTTTGGCGTTGGGCGCATCATTGATGGAGTCGGGTTTTAAGCAGGCTTTGATTCGCTTGAAAGACGCGACTCAAGTTGATTTTAACACCGCCTTTTATGCCAACATCCTATTGGGTGTGGTGGCTTATGCCATTTTGTTTGGCGCTGCGCCCTGGATTGCTTTGTTCTACGAACAACCAGGCCTGGTGGATTTAATTCGGGTCGCAGGCCTGGCGATTATTTTTAATTCGTTGCAGGTGGTGCAGGTTTCGATCCTCAGCCGCAACTTGAATTTTAAAACACAACTCAAAGTCAACTTACCTGCGGCGATTTTATCCGGCTTGCTGGCGGTGGCATTGGCTTATTTGGGGTGGGGCGTGTGGGCGCTGGTTGCGCAAATGCTGGTTTCGGCTATGTTAGTGACGCTGTTATTGTGGGCGCAACGTATTTGGCGGCCAAATTTGAGCTTTAGTTTTGTCTCGCTTAGTCAGATGTACAACTTTGGGTATAAGTTGTTTTTGTCGGGTGTGCTGGATACGGTGTTTAGAAATATGTACGTGATCGTCATCGCCAAGTTTTTTAGCGCGTCGGTGGCCGGGTTATACTTTTTCGCAGAAAAGATTAAAGAACTGGTTATCAGCCAGCTAGTGACATCGATTCAAACGGTCACTTACCCAGCCTTGTCCACCATGCAGGATGACAATGTGCGGTTAAAAGCTGGGTATCGCAAAGTGATTGCAATGACCACGTTTTTGCTATTTCCAGCGATGCTGTTTTTAGCGGCCTTATCTCAGCCCTTGTTTGCGTTTTTATTGCCCGAAAAATGGTGGCCGGCGGTGGTCTATTTACAGCTAATGACATTAGCAGGCCTGCTATATCCACTTCACTCGATTAATTTAAACATATTAAAAGTGAAAGGCCGATCAGATTTGTTTCTGTATCTGGAAATAATCAAAAAAGCCTTGATCGTGTTGATTTTATGGGTGAGCTTTCAATACGGTGTTGTCGGAATTTTAATCGGGCAGATTATCGGCTCTGTGCTGGCTTATATCCCAAATAGCTATTTCAGCTATCGCCTAATCGGCTATAGCGTTAAAGAACAATTAGCGGACTTTATGCCAGGCCTGGTGCTTTCGGCGGCCATTGCGGGGTTGATATTTGGATTGCAGGCCTGGGCGCAATGGTGGGCGTTCGCCGAGTTAGTCGTGTTTGGCTTATTAGCAGGCCTGCTTTATTTAATCGGCGCACACCTGCTAAAACTTCACGCCTACGAGCTCACCAAAGAACTCGTGCTGAAAAAGTTTAAGAAAGTTTGACAAAGTTTGACGCAACTAAAATTTAAAGAATAAAAGGGTACGTAACACCACATGAGAAACCTTAGAACCGAAGACGAAATCATCGCCAACTGGAAAGGCGATATAGACAAACCCGTTGTGAGCATCTGCTGCATCACCTACAACCACGAACCCTATATCGAAGACGCACTCGAAGGCTTTCTTATCCAAGAAACCGATTTCCCATTCGAAATCCTCATCCATGACGATGCATCAACTGACCGCACTGCTGACATTATCCGAGAATATGAAGCCAAGTACCCAAGACTCATCAAACCGATTTATCAGACGGAGAATCAGTATTCTAAGGGTTTAAGAATGAACTCAACCTTTAACTTCCCACGTGCAAAAGGCGAATACATTGCCTTGTGCGAAGGGGATGATTATTGGATTGCGGCGGAGAAATTGCAAACGCAAGTTGAACTAATGCGTCAACATCCCGAAATCAATATTTCATTTCACCCAGCATACAAAGTTGATGGTTTTGAACTAAAAAAAGAAGAAATCTTCTCAAATTACAGTAAAGAAATAAAAATATTCTCCCCTGAAGAAGTGATTTTAGGAGGTGGTGGCTTTATGCCTACGGCTTCGATATTCGTAAAATGTGAATCTATAAAATCTGAACGTTTAATTGATTGGTTATCAAAGTCTAGCGTCGGCGATATTGTTATCCAAATGCATGCTTCAATTCATCAAGGCGCACTTTTTATCCCATTGATTGCGGCTGCTTATCGTAAAAACCATCAAGGTTCTTGGTCATCTTCGATGGTTTCGTTAAATCGAGTGTATGAACATCGTCTTAAAATGAATGCGTTTTATTGTGATTTAGAAGTTGAGGTTCCAGAGTATGAAAAATATTTTAAAAAATTATCAAGACGTGCTAATTTGATTTTTCTTTACCAGTCATTAAAGGCTTTCAGCATTAAATATACCTTTAATGCCTTAACTTTTATTTTTGCCAATTGTGGTAAATAATTCGTTTATTTATTTTTAATGGGAAATATTCTTCCAAACTAGAATGTTTCACAGCTAGAGTTGCTAACTGTGGCTCTAGAATCCAAGAGCCAACCCAGAAATGATTAACCAATACACCCACAACCAACCAGGCCTTTATGCCCCTTCGGGTAGGGTGCTTGAATCCGATTTAGCGGGCGAGCTTCCGTTGTATCTTTATTGGCCGCAAGATCAATCGACCTTGTTGTATTCCACCTCGATTACCGAGTTATTAAACGATGCGCGGGTGCCTAAGCCGTTAAAGGTCAGCACGGAAGGCTTGTCGTTTTTATTGCAAAGCGGGGTGGTGCCACCGCCGAAAACCGCTTATCAGGATATTTACATTCTCGGCATTGGTGATAAGGCCAAGGTGTCCACGCTCAATGGTAAAATCGACATTCAGTTTAGCCACGAATTTCCGTTTTTAAACGCCAACCGTTTGCAAGCGGATGAAATGCAGCCGGATGAAGACTTGATTTTACAAATGCTCGCGGAAGCGACCATCAGCCGCATTGACGAATCCAAACCCAGTTTTCTATTCCATAGCGCAGGCAAAGACAGCAACAGCATCGCGCTGGCGTTAGCCGAAGCCGGTTGGCAGGATAAGGTCACCTTGATCACCCATAAATCGAAGGGCAAGGCGGATGAAAGTGAAATCAGCGCCAAAATCGCCAAACAACTGGGTTTTAAACATCAGATATTGCACGAAGTCGATCAACTGCAAGCCGAACACAAACAGGCGATCAACGACTATTTTGTCAATGCGCCTTTCCCTTGCACCGACAATGTCACCTTGGCCTATCCTCTCTATGCCCACCAACTGCCCGAACTCAAAGGCGCGAATATTATTGATGGCATGGGGAATGATGTATTTATAGGTCACATTCCAAGTCGCACTGAATTTAAGCGACAGCAAATTTCAAAATATTTAAAATACAGCCGATTATTATCAAAGCATTTCCCATCAGAAAGTTTGTTTCATGTTGCAGGGCGCACACGCGCAGAATGGACAGGTTTATCTGGGTTATCTTTTGCCGATGTTAAGAAAATTTTGCCGGATGCTTTTGATGTTTCTGATTTTTGGTTAGAAAAGGACTCCAATCAGGATTATCTGGACTTTAGACCCTCTATTCGCGGAACAATTATTGACCAAGAAATTTTTACGCGAAAAGCCCGAAACTTTGCCGACTCAATCAATGCAAACATGGTTTTACCTTTCGCCAATCAACAAGTCGCCGAATACTTCGCCAAAATGCCCGAACAACACCTATTCGACCGCAAAGCCCTAAAAAACAAACTCATCCTCCGCAAAATCCTCAAAGACCGCATCGGACTTGATTCCGATGCACTGGGTAAGCTGGGCTTTAGCTACGATTCACGTTCAATCGTCCTACAAAACTGGGATTGGATGCACCAAGAAATGCAACAATGTCCGCTATGGGAGCAAGCAGGCCTGCTTAAAGTGATTACCCGTCTAAAAGGGGTGATGCAAAGCCAGCATAAATATGCGGATTTATCTGGTCGTTTGATTTACCGAATATATATGTTTTCCGCTTGGCGTAACCAAAGTAGATATCTTAAACAAAATAAACAGGCTTGATTGAAACTAAATGAAGACTACAGAAACTAAAAAAATAACCCTTTTAATCAGTTCACTTGCTGGCGGTGGGGCTGAAGGCGTTTGTGTGAATGTGGCGAATGGCTTGGCTGAACAAGGTTGGCAGGTTGATTTGGTGGTGTTACATTTAAATAATTCAGCTTATCATGATAGGGTATCTGATAAGGTGAACTTGGTGGTATTGGGCGTGAAGCATGCTCGTTATGCTGGATTAACCTTGTCAAAATATATCCATCGTCAAAAACCTAAAAGTATTTTGGTATTCAATTATGAATTAGCCGTTATGTTAGTGATATTACGAACCATATTACGTTTTAAAATAAAAATAATTGCACGAAATATTAATACACTTTCTCAAAAGAGAAAGCTGGCTAAAGGTTTATGGCTAAAGTACATAGTCAAAAATTTTGTTGACGGATTTTATGGAAAAGTTGACCATGTTATTAATCAATGCAAAGCCATGCAGGACGATTTGCTTACTCTTTACCCTAAATTAAAAGGTAAAACATCAGTTATTTATAACCCCGTTGCCAAACACATCGAAGATTATGCCAAGTCGCATGATTTGAGCCAGGTAGAAAAGCGAGATTATTTATTGTGCGTCGGGCGTTTAGAAAAACAAAAAGCGTTTCATTATGCGATAGAAGGCTTTGCAGGCGTGGCAAATGAGTTTCCTAATCTGCGCCTTAAAATTGTCGGGCAGGGGAGTGTGGAGGCAACGTTAAAACAATGCGCCATAGATTTTGGTGTCGCAGACCGTGTAGATTTCGAGGGCTTTCAAAAAGACATGATTCCTTACTACCTGCACGCAAAAGCGACAGTTTTAACTTCACTTTACGAAGGCTTTCCCAATGTGCTCGTTGAATCCATAACGCTCGGCACACCGGTTGTTGCCTTTGACTGCCCAAGCGGCCCAAGGGAGATCATTGAAGATAGAGTGAATGGGTATTTGGTGGAGTATCTGAATATTAAGGACTTTAAAGCAAAGTTAGTTCAGCTTCTTTCTGCAAAATTTAATGCAGAGGCTGCCCAAAATACAGTAAAACAAAATCAAGTTGATGAGGTAGTGAAGCATTATGCTAAGCAAATTGCCTGCTTTGATTAGCTTTTTGTTGCCATGCACGTAGAGGTTGGACACCCTCCGCCTCTGACCTTATAACCAGGCCTGGTGAAAGTGATTACACGAATGAAAAACCGAATGAACGGCACCGGCTGGTGCGCTGGTACGGCAGGACGATTGCTGTATCGCATCTATTTGCTTTCCGCCTGGCATAACAAGAATCAATATTTTTAACCACCAGGCCTGGTTGATATGATGTATGTTGTTAAGATGAGTTGTGTCCTGGCCTTTAAACTTCTAATTTAATAAATTTCAAAGTATGAATGACAAAAATTTAAAACACTATCGAGTATTTTCAGCCTTTTTTTTATTTGCTCTTTTTTTCCCAGT comes from Thiomicrospira aerophila AL3 and encodes:
- a CDS encoding Fic family protein yields the protein MNKHFSIIAKQLALGEANAFEFKALLNDETIGAVVCGLLNGQGGFVVIGVEDDGSVRGVENPQIAASSLEKHLKQSIKPTVLFSVDVQAFDGNFLIVVEVPSGKDIPYAYQDTIFIRKAATTRKADVETIRDMILRKQVAPERWERLFSPELTPSELSVAACRRLLKESPRLPGDVNEESDGLIHQLSLLSLAKYGRLTNAADVLLAQNPQKRHPQARVRAVAYHSKTDQNYQDLKHFEGPMLEVIEQVIGFILRNTPTKARFSNQSNQRDERSLYPEMAIREGVVNAFAHRDYASALGGIKVEVSADQVQIWNSGGFPEGVTVNKLAKGHISVLRNPDIAHALYLQGYMEKLGRGSVLITQACREAGLPDPVWQSKASGVTLTFKNMEATTEDAMEATAEVTTEVARLIEVMDAELSRDELQQKLGLRNNEHFRKHYLKPALIAGVVEMLYPDKPNSPKQKYLLSRLGRAIKLKSRS
- a CDS encoding lipopolysaccharide biosynthesis protein, translated to MTLAKKTTIGIVWNFVEQFARRGVGIGVTLLLAYFLTPEDFGLVAMMAVFLALGASLMESGFKQALIRLKDATQVDFNTAFYANILLGVVAYAILFGAAPWIALFYEQPGLVDLIRVAGLAIIFNSLQVVQVSILSRNLNFKTQLKVNLPAAILSGLLAVALAYLGWGVWALVAQMLVSAMLVTLLLWAQRIWRPNLSFSFVSLSQMYNFGYKLFLSGVLDTVFRNMYVIVIAKFFSASVAGLYFFAEKIKELVISQLVTSIQTVTYPALSTMQDDNVRLKAGYRKVIAMTTFLLFPAMLFLAALSQPLFAFLLPEKWWPAVVYLQLMTLAGLLYPLHSINLNILKVKGRSDLFLYLEIIKKALIVLILWVSFQYGVVGILIGQIIGSVLAYIPNSYFSYRLIGYSVKEQLADFMPGLVLSAAIAGLIFGLQAWAQWWAFAELVVFGLLAGLLYLIGAHLLKLHAYELTKELVLKKFKKV
- a CDS encoding glycosyltransferase family 2 protein: MRNLRTEDEIIANWKGDIDKPVVSICCITYNHEPYIEDALEGFLIQETDFPFEILIHDDASTDRTADIIREYEAKYPRLIKPIYQTENQYSKGLRMNSTFNFPRAKGEYIALCEGDDYWIAAEKLQTQVELMRQHPEINISFHPAYKVDGFELKKEEIFSNYSKEIKIFSPEEVILGGGGFMPTASIFVKCESIKSERLIDWLSKSSVGDIVIQMHASIHQGALFIPLIAAAYRKNHQGSWSSSMVSLNRVYEHRLKMNAFYCDLEVEVPEYEKYFKKLSRRANLIFLYQSLKAFSIKYTFNALTFIFANCGK
- a CDS encoding asparagine synthase-related protein, whose translation is MINQYTHNQPGLYAPSGRVLESDLAGELPLYLYWPQDQSTLLYSTSITELLNDARVPKPLKVSTEGLSFLLQSGVVPPPKTAYQDIYILGIGDKAKVSTLNGKIDIQFSHEFPFLNANRLQADEMQPDEDLILQMLAEATISRIDESKPSFLFHSAGKDSNSIALALAEAGWQDKVTLITHKSKGKADESEISAKIAKQLGFKHQILHEVDQLQAEHKQAINDYFVNAPFPCTDNVTLAYPLYAHQLPELKGANIIDGMGNDVFIGHIPSRTEFKRQQISKYLKYSRLLSKHFPSESLFHVAGRTRAEWTGLSGLSFADVKKILPDAFDVSDFWLEKDSNQDYLDFRPSIRGTIIDQEIFTRKARNFADSINANMVLPFANQQVAEYFAKMPEQHLFDRKALKNKLILRKILKDRIGLDSDALGKLGFSYDSRSIVLQNWDWMHQEMQQCPLWEQAGLLKVITRLKGVMQSQHKYADLSGRLIYRIYMFSAWRNQSRYLKQNKQA
- a CDS encoding glycosyltransferase — its product is MKTTETKKITLLISSLAGGGAEGVCVNVANGLAEQGWQVDLVVLHLNNSAYHDRVSDKVNLVVLGVKHARYAGLTLSKYIHRQKPKSILVFNYELAVMLVILRTILRFKIKIIARNINTLSQKRKLAKGLWLKYIVKNFVDGFYGKVDHVINQCKAMQDDLLTLYPKLKGKTSVIYNPVAKHIEDYAKSHDLSQVEKRDYLLCVGRLEKQKAFHYAIEGFAGVANEFPNLRLKIVGQGSVEATLKQCAIDFGVADRVDFEGFQKDMIPYYLHAKATVLTSLYEGFPNVLVESITLGTPVVAFDCPSGPREIIEDRVNGYLVEYLNIKDFKAKLVQLLSAKFNAEAAQNTVKQNQVDEVVKHYAKQIACFD